Proteins from one Gimesia maris genomic window:
- a CDS encoding SIMPL domain-containing protein, which translates to MRGFITVLLLSGCSMAGAAEQPSIEVSAMSEIQVVPDEVILYLAAHTRDKHLSIAKRDNDEVTTAVMEVFPRYQIPDEDIKITDLDLTPDYGQFNSRSETPIAYDFVRSMRIRLTNFDHIEPLLSDVIQAGLNDVKRIHFRVSNQRKYQFEARKLAMTYAREKAVHLTELTNMKLGSPLRIEEGIESNWDAGGFGGTMVRMESDRPQGDQQQIQPEKTKLMLVALQKDKTKDEKSARILAAPGQITISAQVTVKFAMTPE; encoded by the coding sequence ATGAGAGGTTTTATAACTGTTTTACTGCTATCAGGTTGCTCCATGGCAGGGGCAGCCGAGCAGCCGTCGATTGAAGTGTCGGCGATGAGTGAGATTCAGGTGGTTCCCGATGAAGTCATTCTGTATCTGGCAGCCCACACACGAGACAAGCATCTTTCCATTGCCAAACGGGATAACGATGAAGTCACGACTGCTGTCATGGAGGTATTTCCCCGTTATCAGATTCCAGACGAGGATATCAAAATCACTGACCTGGATCTCACCCCCGATTACGGTCAATTCAATTCCCGTTCAGAAACTCCGATCGCCTATGATTTTGTCCGATCCATGCGGATTCGTTTGACTAATTTCGATCATATTGAACCTTTGCTGTCCGATGTGATTCAGGCAGGTTTGAACGATGTGAAAAGAATCCATTTTCGGGTAAGTAATCAGCGAAAGTATCAGTTCGAAGCTCGAAAACTGGCGATGACCTATGCCCGTGAGAAAGCAGTGCATCTGACCGAATTAACAAATATGAAACTGGGCTCTCCCCTGAGAATTGAAGAAGGAATCGAATCAAACTGGGACGCAGGCGGGTTTGGCGGTACGATGGTGCGCATGGAATCGGACCGACCTCAGGGAGATCAACAGCAGATTCAACCGGAAAAAACGAAACTGATGCTGGTCGCCCTGCAGAAAGACAAAACAAAGGATGAAAAATCAGCACGGATTCTTGCCGCACCGGGCCAGATTACTATTTCTGCCCAAGTAACGGTCAAGTTCGCCATGACACCTGAGTAA
- a CDS encoding thiamine-binding protein, giving the protein MISTAEISMYPFQESYKELIKAFIAKLSYYPDLQVTPGPTSTVVVGEYEQLMTCLTEMFRWSHEEHGKAVFVVKIMPGYEPS; this is encoded by the coding sequence ATGATCAGTACCGCCGAAATCAGCATGTATCCATTTCAGGAAAGCTACAAGGAACTGATCAAAGCCTTCATTGCCAAGTTGAGTTACTACCCGGATCTGCAGGTGACGCCGGGTCCGACTTCGACGGTGGTGGTGGGCGAGTACGAACAACTGATGACATGTCTGACGGAAATGTTCCGCTGGAGCCACGAGGAACATGGCAAAGCGGTATTCGTTGTTAAAATCATGCCTGGTTACGAACCCTCGTAA